From the genome of Borrelia sp. A-FGy1:
ACTGCTGCTAGTGTTTCTTCTCCTGTTACTTTTGTTAGTATTGCTAAGGCTTTGCTTGCATCTCCTGCTTCTAGTCCTTTGTTGCTCTCTGTTGCTAGTATTTTAGCCCCTTCTTTGTCGGTCTCTACTGTTGCACCGCTTTCTGTTGCTAGCTTAATGCCTTGCTTTTCTGCTACTTCCTTGATTTTATTTAGTGCGGCTACTGCTGCCTTTATTGCACCGTCGTCTGGCTTGGCTCCCTGCTGTGCTCCTGATCCTACTTCAGCTACGCTCTCGCTTCCGCCTTCAAAGGCTCTTGACAGCTCTTCTGTTACTGCTGTGTTGTCGCCTGTGCCATTTTTGTGTGCTAGCTTTCCGCTTTTAAGTAAGGATCTTAAAGCTATTCCTCCTGTTGCTGCTCCTGCTTTTGCTGCTTCTGCTTCTTTTACATTGTTTTCAGTGCCCCCTAAAGCAAAAGATACTGCTGTTGTGCCTGCTGTTGCGTCTGATGATAGCTCTGCGTCGTTGTCTTTACTAGCTAGTACTGCTGCTAGTGTTTCTTCTCCTGTTACTTTTGTTAGTATTGCTAAGGCTTTGCTTGCATCTGCTGCTTCTAGTCCTTTGTCGTCGCTCTCTGTTGCTAGTATTTTAGCCCCTTCTTTGTTGTCGCTGCCTACTTTTGCACTGCTTGCTTCTGCTAGATTAATGCCTTGCTTTTCTGCTACTTCCTTGATTTTCTTTAGTGCGGCTAGTGCTGTCTTTATTGCATCGTCGTCTGGCTTGGCTCCCTGCTGATCTCCTGATCCTTTTACTTCAGCTACTTTCACGCAGTTACTTTCTCGCTACTGA
Proteins encoded in this window:
- a CDS encoding variable large family protein; amino-acid sequence: MKVAEVKGSGDQQGAKPDDDAIKTALAALKKIKEVAEKQGINLAEASSAKVGSDNKEGAKILATESDDKGLEAADASKALAILTKVTGEETLAAVLASKDNDAELSSDATAGTTAVSFALGGTENNVKEAEAAKAGAATGGIALRSLLKSGKLAHKNGTGDNTAVTEELSRAFEGGSESVAEVGSGAQQGAKPDDGAIKAAVAALNKIKEVAEKQGIKLATESGATVETDKEGAKILATESNKGLEAGDASKALAILTKVTGEETLAAV